A portion of the Polaribacter cellanae genome contains these proteins:
- a CDS encoding gliding motility-associated protein GldE, producing MDPDPEQLYFLLASIDFITALNGIALLLLLLSSALVSGTEVAFFSLSQTDINELSNNGKQQNIVVTLLERPRKLLATILITNNFINILIVLLFASLAETLFGNFDYSLDLVLFQIPVRFLIEIILVTFLILLFGEVLPKVYASRNALAFSKAMSKFIHVINTILTPFTLPLINLTKWIEKKLGSKGTNFSVETLSQALELTSQGATTKDEQKILEGIVNFGNTETVQIMKPRIDIFALSDEESYDVVLEKILANGYSRNPVYHENIDNIVGVLYAKDLLAHLYKKSFKWQTLLREPFFVPENKKLDDLLGDFRAIKNHLAIVVDEYGGTSGLVTLDDVIEEIVGDINDEFDDEDLAYSKIDANNYIFEGKTTIKDFCKVLDDEDEAIFEEEKGESETLAGFILEVSGKFPKRGEKINFKNYTFTIEALDRKRIKQVKATRNA from the coding sequence TTGGATCCAGATCCCGAACAATTATATTTCCTATTAGCTTCTATAGATTTCATTACTGCTTTAAATGGAATTGCACTTCTTTTATTGCTATTAAGCTCGGCTTTGGTATCTGGCACAGAAGTTGCTTTTTTCTCTCTTTCTCAGACCGATATTAACGAACTTTCTAACAATGGAAAACAGCAAAATATTGTAGTTACTTTATTAGAAAGACCCAGAAAATTATTAGCAACCATACTTATTACCAATAACTTTATCAATATTTTAATTGTACTGCTTTTTGCTTCTTTGGCAGAAACATTATTTGGTAATTTCGATTATTCTTTAGACTTAGTTCTGTTTCAAATACCAGTTCGTTTCTTAATAGAAATAATTTTAGTTACTTTTTTAATTCTCTTGTTTGGCGAGGTTTTACCAAAGGTATATGCTTCGAGAAATGCACTTGCTTTTTCGAAAGCAATGTCTAAATTTATTCATGTAATAAACACAATTCTAACTCCCTTTACACTGCCATTAATCAATTTAACAAAATGGATTGAAAAAAAACTAGGAAGCAAAGGAACCAACTTTTCTGTAGAAACCTTATCGCAAGCTTTAGAGCTAACCTCACAAGGCGCAACTACCAAAGACGAGCAAAAAATTTTAGAAGGAATCGTAAATTTTGGAAACACAGAAACCGTACAAATTATGAAACCTCGAATTGATATTTTTGCGCTTTCAGACGAGGAGTCTTACGACGTAGTTTTAGAGAAAATTCTCGCAAATGGTTATTCCAGAAATCCTGTTTATCACGAAAATATAGACAATATCGTAGGTGTTTTATACGCCAAAGATTTATTGGCTCATTTGTATAAAAAATCATTTAAATGGCAAACGTTACTTCGCGAACCATTTTTTGTACCAGAAAATAAAAAATTAGACGATTTGTTAGGCGATTTTAGAGCCATAAAAAATCATTTAGCGATTGTTGTAGACGAATATGGAGGAACAAGTGGACTCGTAACTTTAGATGATGTTATCGAAGAAATCGTTGGAGATATAAATGACGAATTTGATGACGAAGATTTAGCCTACTCTAAAATAGATGCCAACAATTATATTTTCGAAGGAAAAACAACCATAAAAGATTTTTGTAAAGTTTTAGATGATGAAGATGAAGCTATTTTCGAGGAAGAAAAAGGCGAGAGTGAAACCTTGGCTGGTTTTATCTTAGAGGTTTCAGGTAAATTTCCAAAAAGAGGTGAGAAAATAAACTTTAAGAATTATACGTTTACTATTGAAGCGTTAGACAGAAAACGTATAAAACAAGTTAAAGCCACCAGAAATGCGTAA
- a CDS encoding SusC/RagA family TonB-linked outer membrane protein has translation MKFNFNVILTLFLAFFVQISFAQRKTVTGTVSDKSGPLPGVSIIIKGSNKGTETDFDGKFTVNVKQGDVLVFRYLGMKTLEKEVGSSDTINVVLVENAQSLDEIVITTGYETIRKKRFTGASTTVKGADLKIDGVVDATRMLEGRVAGVSIQNVSGTFGAAPNITIRGASSVFGNNTPLYVIDGIVQEDIVDTTGLEALTNGDAQTLLSSSIAGINANDIKDVQILKDVSATALYGARARNGVVVITTKSGRKNAPLKVTYTLEQTLRDIPYYSNFDILNSKENMSILKELEAKGFLNPEDVAQSRYGGIYTTMEQRVNTFNGSGGFLLSNTPEARNRFLKQYELANTDWFRTLFRQSMTQNHSISLSGGGEKNTLYASLSFFTDPGWSIAENVKRLTSTIKDTYFLSDKFNVTFTTVASVRNQRAPGTFSRETDDFNGEVSRDFDINPFSYALNTSRTLRPRDENGNYEYNRNNWAPFNILEEIDNNYLDLDVKDIRFQLDANYKLNDHLTYSFNSAARYVNSTSEHQIRRNSNVVSAYNANETTIVRDANNFLYTDPDNPLLQPIPVFPRGGLFIKRNNYLTSYYIRNSINYDKTFENNHNLNVFLGQEMRYVDRNRDNFTGYGLQYNNGYTPFTDSRLLEKVLASGDNYFDVNQERERTVAFFGKATYSFNDKYILTLTGRFDGSNRQGVTSSSRWLPTGSVSAKWNANEEDFIKDSEIINNLAIRTSYGLTATPGNATNSLAIYRSQITDRLNLRDRENFLDIEALPNLDLTWEKQYELNIGFDLGLNNNAIQLSADYFKRDIFDNIDFIRTSGVGGQFIKEGNNSTMDIHGFELNLNTRNISTDDFSWSTNFNASYVNQKITDLQSQTNAFDLIDATGSNIVGFAPQSIFSFKFAGLNNRGYPTYDLGDLDPIKGLDFQETQNLATLLKHEGSVIPNIQGGFTNNFRYKNWNLNVLITGAGGNKIRLNPVFSSTYNDLSVFTKDFKNRWIIAGDEKITNIPTIVSSRDARNQDLVRAYNAYNYSTARIADGSFVRMKNVSLGYSFDKDVTDKLGITSLNVRLQGTNLFLIYADDKLNGQDPEFYQTGGVALPIRRQYTLSINLGM, from the coding sequence ATGAAATTTAATTTTAATGTTATTTTAACGTTATTCTTAGCGTTTTTTGTGCAAATATCTTTTGCGCAACGAAAAACAGTTACAGGTACTGTTTCAGATAAATCTGGGCCTCTGCCAGGGGTTTCAATTATTATAAAAGGTAGTAATAAAGGAACTGAGACAGATTTTGATGGTAAATTTACTGTTAATGTAAAACAAGGAGATGTACTTGTGTTTAGGTATTTGGGGATGAAAACCTTAGAAAAAGAGGTGGGGTCAAGTGATACTATTAACGTTGTTTTGGTAGAAAACGCTCAATCTTTAGATGAGATTGTTATTACGACAGGTTATGAAACAATTAGGAAAAAAAGATTTACAGGAGCCTCTACAACAGTTAAAGGAGCTGATCTTAAAATAGATGGTGTTGTAGATGCTACCCGAATGTTAGAAGGTAGGGTTGCTGGTGTAAGTATACAAAATGTTTCTGGTACTTTTGGTGCAGCACCAAATATTACTATTAGAGGTGCTTCGTCTGTATTTGGTAATAATACCCCTTTGTATGTAATTGATGGTATTGTGCAAGAAGATATTGTAGATACTACAGGTTTAGAAGCGTTAACTAATGGAGATGCACAAACACTTTTAAGTTCTTCTATTGCAGGTATAAATGCAAATGATATTAAAGATGTTCAAATACTAAAAGATGTTTCTGCTACAGCTTTATATGGTGCAAGAGCTAGAAATGGGGTGGTTGTTATTACAACAAAGAGTGGTAGAAAAAATGCTCCTTTAAAAGTAACTTATACGTTAGAACAAACATTAAGAGATATTCCATATTACAGTAATTTCGATATACTTAATTCAAAAGAGAATATGAGTATATTGAAAGAGTTAGAGGCTAAAGGGTTTTTAAATCCAGAAGATGTGGCTCAATCAAGATATGGTGGTATATATACAACAATGGAGCAAAGAGTAAATACTTTTAATGGTTCTGGTGGGTTTTTATTAAGTAATACTCCTGAGGCTAGAAACCGCTTTTTAAAACAATACGAATTAGCAAATACAGACTGGTTTAGAACTTTGTTTAGACAATCTATGACGCAAAACCATTCAATTAGTTTAAGTGGTGGTGGTGAAAAAAACACACTTTATGCGTCGCTAAGTTTCTTTACAGATCCAGGTTGGTCTATTGCAGAAAATGTTAAAAGGTTAACTTCTACTATAAAAGATACTTATTTTTTGTCTGATAAGTTTAATGTAACTTTTACTACAGTAGCATCTGTTCGTAACCAAAGAGCGCCTGGAACTTTTTCTAGAGAAACAGATGATTTTAATGGAGAGGTTTCAAGAGATTTTGATATAAACCCATTTTCTTATGCTTTAAATACATCTAGAACTTTAAGACCAAGAGATGAAAATGGAAATTATGAATACAATAGAAACAATTGGGCTCCTTTTAACATCTTAGAAGAAATAGATAATAACTATTTAGATTTAGATGTAAAGGATATCAGATTTCAGTTAGATGCAAATTACAAGCTTAATGATCATTTAACTTATTCTTTTAATTCTGCTGCACGTTATGTAAATAGTACATCCGAACACCAAATTAGAAGAAACTCTAATGTTGTTTCTGCATATAATGCAAACGAAACTACTATTGTTAGAGATGCTAATAACTTTTTGTATACAGATCCAGACAATCCTTTGTTACAACCAATTCCTGTTTTTCCTAGAGGAGGTTTGTTTATAAAAAGAAATAACTATTTAACTTCTTACTATATTAGAAATAGTATTAATTACGATAAAACATTTGAAAATAATCATAACTTAAATGTGTTTTTAGGTCAAGAGATGAGGTATGTAGATCGTAATAGAGATAATTTTACAGGATATGGTTTGCAGTATAATAATGGGTACACTCCATTTACAGATTCTAGATTGTTAGAAAAAGTACTAGCTAGTGGAGATAATTATTTTGATGTAAATCAAGAAAGAGAAAGAACTGTAGCGTTTTTTGGTAAAGCTACTTATTCTTTTAATGATAAATATATCTTAACGCTTACAGGAAGGTTCGATGGTTCTAACAGACAAGGGGTAACTTCTAGTTCTAGATGGCTACCTACAGGATCCGTAAGTGCTAAATGGAATGCTAATGAAGAAGATTTTATAAAAGATTCCGAAATAATTAACAACTTAGCAATTAGAACTTCTTATGGTTTAACTGCTACTCCAGGAAATGCTACAAATTCATTGGCTATATATAGGAGTCAAATTACAGATAGATTAAACCTGAGAGATAGAGAAAACTTTTTAGATATAGAAGCTCTGCCAAATTTAGATTTAACTTGGGAAAAACAGTATGAATTAAACATAGGTTTTGATTTAGGTTTAAACAATAATGCAATTCAACTTAGTGCAGATTATTTTAAAAGAGATATTTTTGATAATATAGATTTTATTAGAACTTCTGGTGTTGGAGGTCAGTTTATAAAAGAAGGTAATAACTCTACAATGGATATTCATGGTTTTGAATTAAATTTGAATACTAGAAATATTTCCACAGATGATTTTTCTTGGAGTACCAATTTTAATGCTTCTTACGTTAACCAAAAAATTACAGATCTTCAAAGCCAAACAAATGCTTTTGACTTGATAGATGCAACAGGTTCTAATATCGTTGGTTTTGCACCACAGTCTATATTTTCTTTTAAATTTGCTGGTTTAAACAATAGAGGGTATCCTACTTACGATTTAGGAGATTTGGATCCAATAAAGGGGTTAGATTTTCAAGAAACTCAAAATTTAGCAACATTATTAAAACATGAAGGTTCTGTAATACCTAATATTCAAGGAGGTTTTACAAATAATTTTAGATATAAGAATTGGAATTTAAATGTACTAATAACTGGAGCTGGAGGAAATAAAATAAGACTTAATCCTGTGTTTAGTTCTACTTATAATGATTTATCTGTCTTTACAAAAGACTTTAAGAATAGATGGATTATTGCTGGAGATGAAAAAATAACAAACATACCAACAATAGTATCTAGTAGAGATGCAAGAAACCAAGATTTAGTTCGTGCATATAATGCATATAATTATTCTACTGCAAGAATTGCAGATGGATCTTTTGTAAGAATGAAAAACGTTTCTTTAGGCTATTCTTTTGATAAAGATGTAACAGATAAATTAGGTATTACTTCCTTAAATGTTAGATTGCAGGGTACTAACTTATTTTTAATTTATGCAGATGATAAATTAAATGGGCAGGATCCAGAATTTTACCAAACAGGTGGAGTTGCGTTGCCTATTAGAAGGCAATATACATTATCAATTAATTTAGGAATGTAA
- the mutY gene encoding A/G-specific adenine glycosylase: MKFSKKLTYWYLQNKRNLPWRETKNPYFIWLSEIMLQQTRVAQGLAYYLKFTEAFPTVFDLAKAHESIVLKMWQGLGYYSRARNLHFSAKHIVNELNGEFPTTFLEIIKLKGIGDYTASAIASICFNEPTAVVDGNVYRVLSRYFGISTPINSTAGIKEFKKIAQSLIDKSQPGMYNQAIMDFGALHCKPQNPLCDSCPFTNSCVAFEKNLVKKLPIKEKKIKIRKRYFNFLVIKTADNKTILSKRKGKGIWQGLYEFPLIESEQIINKNELISTEKFTDLFPNETTILLHNKKEIVHKLSHQHLYTQFWIIETKSLENTTISWENIQDFPVPVLISNFLEEFQSKN, encoded by the coding sequence ATGAAGTTTTCTAAAAAGTTAACATACTGGTATTTACAAAACAAACGGAACCTTCCTTGGCGAGAAACGAAGAACCCATATTTTATTTGGCTGAGCGAAATTATGCTTCAACAAACAAGAGTTGCGCAAGGTTTGGCATATTATTTAAAATTTACGGAAGCATTTCCAACAGTTTTCGACCTCGCAAAAGCACATGAAAGTATCGTTTTAAAAATGTGGCAAGGTTTAGGGTATTACTCTCGTGCAAGAAACCTTCATTTTAGTGCAAAACACATTGTAAACGAACTAAATGGAGAATTTCCAACTACGTTTTTAGAAATTATAAAATTAAAAGGAATTGGAGATTATACAGCTTCTGCAATTGCTTCTATTTGTTTTAACGAACCAACAGCTGTTGTAGATGGTAATGTTTATAGAGTGCTTTCTCGTTATTTTGGAATTTCTACACCCATCAATTCCACTGCAGGAATTAAAGAGTTTAAAAAAATTGCACAATCTTTAATAGATAAAAGCCAACCAGGAATGTATAACCAAGCAATTATGGATTTTGGTGCACTGCATTGCAAACCTCAAAATCCATTATGTGATTCTTGTCCTTTTACTAATAGTTGTGTTGCTTTTGAAAAAAATCTCGTTAAAAAACTACCTATAAAGGAGAAAAAAATAAAGATTAGAAAACGATATTTTAATTTTCTAGTGATTAAAACAGCTGATAATAAAACCATTTTATCCAAAAGAAAAGGAAAAGGAATTTGGCAAGGCTTATATGAATTTCCGTTGATTGAAAGTGAGCAAATCATTAATAAAAATGAACTGATTTCAACCGAAAAATTTACGGATTTATTTCCTAATGAAACTACAATTTTATTACATAATAAGAAGGAAATTGTACATAAATTATCTCACCAACATTTATATACACAATTTTGGATTATAGAGACAAAATCTTTGGAAAACACTACTATTTCTTGGGAAAACATACAAGATTTTCCTGTTCCTGTTTTAATTTCTAACTTTTTGGAAGAATTTCAATCTAAAAATTAA
- a CDS encoding MutS-related protein, with the protein MKNPLEFYTNYKAKLETKARKLKKKSANLSIFRFVVFLATCFLVYLTFGKYPDVFIIAFLGLLLFGFLVTKHINLKRKRNILDEKIKINTVEIEVLNRHFHHLETGEEFVNPAHFYSNDIDLFGLGSFFQYINRTKTKDGKVVLANCLTENKTASILEKQKTLEELSGKVEWRQHFSALASLVSVNSTTNAIVSWISGYSSVFPKFLKTLQIVFTIVSLTLIGLISVGQISFTYIIIWFFVGLFITGKFVLKINHLYTEASKARDTFKQYHPLLNEIEKEAFTSKILKEKQQIINSENKKASAIFKEFARILDTFDQRNNIIIAVFGNGLFLTEIYNVCKVEKWISTYKHTVENWFEVVAYFDATNSLANFKFNHPKFIFPEITSEKNVITATNLGHPLLNVDKRVDNNFNINKEEFFIVTGANMAGKSTFLRTVSLSIIMANCGLPVCAASFKYHPIKLITSMRTTDSLTEDESYFYSELKRLKFIVDEIEDKDYFIILDEILKGTNSKDKAIGSKKFVEKLTKSKSTGIIATHDVSLCELENEFENIKNYYFDAEIINNELHFDYTLKNGICKNMNASFLLKKMEIV; encoded by the coding sequence ATGAAAAACCCTTTAGAATTTTACACAAACTATAAAGCTAAATTAGAAACAAAAGCGAGAAAATTAAAAAAAAAGTCAGCCAATTTAAGCATCTTTAGATTTGTCGTTTTTTTAGCAACTTGTTTCTTAGTTTACTTAACTTTCGGGAAATATCCTGATGTTTTTATTATTGCTTTTTTAGGACTCTTACTATTTGGTTTTTTAGTAACAAAACATATAAATCTTAAAAGAAAAAGAAATATTCTCGATGAAAAAATTAAAATAAATACTGTTGAAATTGAAGTTTTAAATAGGCATTTTCATCATTTAGAAACTGGCGAGGAATTTGTAAATCCTGCTCATTTTTATAGTAATGATATTGATTTATTTGGATTGGGTTCTTTCTTTCAATATATAAACAGAACCAAAACAAAAGACGGAAAAGTAGTTTTAGCAAACTGCTTAACAGAAAATAAAACAGCGTCCATTTTAGAGAAACAAAAAACTTTAGAAGAACTTTCGGGTAAAGTTGAATGGCGTCAGCATTTTTCTGCTTTGGCAAGTTTGGTTTCTGTAAATAGCACCACAAATGCAATTGTTAGTTGGATTTCTGGTTACAGTTCTGTTTTTCCGAAATTTTTAAAAACGCTTCAAATTGTTTTTACAATTGTGTCTTTGACTTTAATTGGGTTGATTTCTGTCGGACAAATTTCCTTTACCTATATTATTATTTGGTTTTTTGTCGGACTTTTTATTACGGGCAAATTTGTACTAAAAATAAACCATTTATATACAGAAGCAAGCAAAGCAAGAGATACATTTAAGCAATATCATCCATTATTAAATGAAATTGAGAAGGAGGCATTTACGTCAAAAATATTAAAAGAGAAACAGCAAATTATCAATTCAGAAAATAAAAAAGCGTCTGCTATTTTTAAAGAATTTGCACGGATTTTAGACACTTTCGATCAGAGAAATAACATTATTATCGCAGTTTTTGGAAATGGATTATTTTTAACAGAAATTTACAATGTTTGTAAAGTCGAAAAATGGATTTCAACCTACAAACACACTGTCGAAAACTGGTTTGAAGTTGTTGCTTATTTCGATGCTACAAATTCGTTGGCGAACTTTAAATTCAATCATCCAAAATTTATATTTCCAGAAATTACTTCAGAAAAAAATGTGATTACAGCTACCAATTTAGGGCATCCTTTATTGAATGTTGATAAACGAGTTGATAATAACTTCAACATAAATAAAGAAGAATTTTTTATTGTTACTGGTGCAAATATGGCTGGAAAAAGTACGTTTTTAAGAACGGTTTCTTTATCTATAATTATGGCAAATTGTGGTTTGCCTGTTTGCGCAGCAAGCTTTAAATATCATCCCATAAAACTGATTACAAGTATGCGAACTACAGATTCTTTAACAGAAGACGAATCGTATTTTTATTCAGAATTAAAACGGTTAAAATTTATTGTTGATGAAATTGAAGACAAAGATTACTTTATAATTTTAGATGAAATTTTAAAAGGAACCAACAGTAAAGACAAGGCAATTGGCTCTAAAAAGTTTGTGGAGAAACTCACAAAATCGAAATCTACAGGAATTATTGCAACACACGATGTTAGTTTATGTGAATTGGAAAATGAATTCGAAAACATTAAAAACTATTATTTCGATGCAGAAATTATTAACAACGAATTGCATTTCGATTATACTTTAAAAAACGGAATTTGTAAAAATATGAACGCTTCTTTCTTGTTGAAAAAAATGGAGATTGTTTAG
- a CDS encoding HesA/MoeB/ThiF family protein, with product MQDIKNQFFKRQITLSEIGEVGQEKLQNASVLVVGCGGLGSPIAVYLASSGIGKIHLVDFDTVDITNLHRQVFYSLDDVDLPKAAILSAFIKKRAPFTEVTFSNQPITKENVFELIEKVDIIVDGTDSLPTKYLLNDACVIKNKPLVYGSLYKFDGYVATFNVLQKDGSYSTNLRDAFPEMATDIPNCEEAGTLNAIVGTIAMQQVNEVLKLVTGIGKPLTNQLRIYNTLQNTELKMKLKPTFLKDRIAKLFKVQTYVDVACSGQNPDWQIAPEELKKRLSLQTESKNLEIIAVLNNLKLPFDVQQTIHINSFDADKITIDKNKTYIMVCQRGFNSYRATVKLKNKYPDLEVLNLTGGISSYK from the coding sequence ATGCAGGATATAAAAAACCAATTTTTCAAACGTCAAATAACATTATCCGAAATAGGAGAAGTTGGGCAAGAAAAACTACAAAACGCATCTGTTTTGGTAGTTGGTTGTGGAGGTTTGGGAAGCCCAATTGCAGTATATTTGGCTTCAAGTGGTATTGGAAAAATCCATTTGGTAGATTTCGATACGGTTGATATTACCAATTTGCACAGACAAGTTTTCTATTCTTTAGACGATGTAGATTTACCAAAAGCGGCAATTTTATCTGCATTTATAAAAAAAAGAGCGCCTTTTACAGAAGTAACTTTTTCTAACCAACCAATTACAAAAGAAAATGTCTTTGAATTGATTGAAAAAGTAGATATTATTGTAGATGGAACAGATTCTTTACCCACAAAATATTTATTAAATGATGCCTGTGTTATAAAAAACAAACCTTTGGTTTATGGTTCTTTGTATAAGTTCGATGGTTATGTGGCTACTTTTAATGTCTTACAAAAAGACGGAAGTTATTCCACAAATTTAAGAGATGCTTTTCCAGAAATGGCAACAGATATCCCAAATTGCGAAGAAGCAGGAACGTTAAATGCAATTGTTGGTACAATTGCCATGCAACAAGTAAATGAAGTTTTAAAATTAGTTACAGGCATTGGAAAACCGTTAACAAATCAACTTCGTATATATAATACATTGCAAAATACCGAGTTAAAAATGAAGTTAAAACCTACTTTTTTGAAAGATAGAATTGCAAAACTTTTTAAAGTGCAAACCTATGTAGATGTTGCTTGTAGTGGGCAAAATCCTGATTGGCAAATAGCTCCAGAAGAGTTAAAAAAACGTTTGTCTTTACAAACGGAGTCTAAAAATCTGGAAATTATAGCTGTTTTAAATAATTTGAAACTGCCTTTTGATGTGCAACAAACCATTCATATAAATAGTTTCGATGCAGATAAAATTACAATTGATAAAAATAAAACCTATATAATGGTTTGCCAGCGTGGTTTTAACAGTTACAGAGCTACAGTAAAATTAAAAAATAAATATCCAGATTTAGAAGTGTTGAATTTAACTGGAGGAATTTCTAGCTACAAATAA
- a CDS encoding NTP transferase domain-containing protein — MKKHKKHTNLERRDNDNFAPNEIAILGTNCGIISDLVHKVSEKLSNYKLAYFDASHAKNVQENKLSEYTFHHEGNLQITTSGNVNKFEQRLQFAQYDYVFINGNHYQGAKQILILDEAKEASVFKRLEQLDSIQFIVKLKIETEFFDFLVEKYPNIKNKICYTIDEVDKIANHINNLIQEKIAPIKGLVLVGGKSTRMGQDKSELNYFGKPQKEYAKELLENNNFETYYSVRPFDCAQGNNRNSNVISREVEKSKSEIPDVFLNLGPFGGICSAFQKDPNSAWLVLATDVPFVNDSVIQQLLKHRNPSKVATAIKGKSKEFVEPLITIYEPKAYAILLQYLAQGYSCPRKMLINSDVEIVEIEDDLIRNVNTPEEFEMAKKEVQKLTNK; from the coding sequence ATGAAAAAACACAAAAAACATACAAATTTAGAAAGAAGAGATAACGATAATTTTGCGCCAAACGAAATCGCTATTTTAGGAACCAATTGTGGAATAATTTCAGACTTAGTTCATAAGGTTTCAGAGAAATTATCAAACTATAAATTAGCGTATTTTGATGCTTCTCACGCAAAGAACGTTCAAGAAAATAAGTTATCAGAATATACTTTTCATCATGAGGGAAATTTACAAATTACCACTTCTGGAAATGTAAATAAGTTTGAACAGCGTTTGCAATTTGCACAATACGATTATGTTTTTATCAATGGAAATCATTATCAAGGGGCAAAACAAATTCTAATTTTAGACGAAGCAAAAGAAGCTTCCGTATTCAAAAGATTGGAACAATTAGACAGTATTCAGTTTATTGTTAAGTTGAAAATAGAAACGGAGTTTTTTGACTTTTTAGTTGAAAAATACCCGAATATAAAAAATAAGATTTGCTACACAATTGATGAAGTTGATAAAATTGCAAATCATATAAACAATCTCATTCAAGAGAAAATTGCGCCCATAAAAGGACTTGTTTTAGTGGGTGGAAAAAGCACAAGAATGGGACAAGATAAATCTGAACTAAATTATTTTGGAAAACCACAAAAAGAATACGCAAAAGAATTGTTAGAAAACAACAATTTCGAAACGTATTATTCTGTGAGACCTTTCGACTGCGCTCAAGGTAACAATAGGAATTCGAATGTCATTTCGCGAGAAGTCGAGAAATCTAAAAGCGAAATTCCAGATGTTTTTCTAAATCTTGGCCCTTTTGGTGGAATTTGTTCTGCGTTTCAGAAAGACCCAAATTCTGCCTGGTTGGTTTTGGCAACAGATGTTCCTTTTGTAAATGATTCTGTAATTCAGCAATTATTAAAACATAGAAATCCAAGTAAAGTTGCTACAGCAATTAAAGGAAAAAGTAAAGAGTTTGTAGAACCTTTAATTACCATTTACGAACCCAAAGCATATGCAATTTTATTACAATATTTAGCACAAGGATATTCTTGTCCGCGTAAAATGCTAATTAATTCTGATGTTGAAATTGTAGAAATTGAGGATGATTTAATTAGAAATGTAAATACTCCAGAAGAGTTTGAGATGGCTAAAAAGGAAGTTCAAAAATTAACTAATAAATAG
- the gldD gene encoding gliding motility lipoprotein GldD, protein MRNLFFLLFIVFFISCKEDVLPKPKAYLSLNYPTKAYQKLPIERPYTFEVLKNTEVVNEPKNWLTIKYPHLKASLDITYRPVENNIKELLTEAEKLVFKHTIKAEQIIPKDFVNPKKRVFGSLYEITGNAASQLQFHVTDSTKHFIKGSLYFYAKPNYDSILPAVAYIKEDILRLVETLEWK, encoded by the coding sequence ATGCGTAATCTCTTTTTTTTGCTTTTTATAGTATTTTTTATCTCCTGCAAAGAAGATGTTTTGCCAAAACCAAAGGCGTATTTGAGCTTAAATTATCCTACAAAAGCATATCAAAAACTACCAATTGAAAGACCCTATACTTTTGAAGTTTTAAAAAATACTGAAGTAGTTAACGAACCTAAAAACTGGTTAACAATTAAATACCCACATTTAAAAGCTTCGTTAGATATTACTTACAGACCTGTAGAAAATAATATTAAAGAATTATTAACGGAAGCCGAAAAACTAGTATTTAAACACACTATAAAAGCGGAACAAATTATACCAAAAGATTTTGTAAATCCTAAAAAAAGAGTATTTGGAAGTTTATATGAGATTACTGGAAACGCTGCTTCTCAATTACAATTTCATGTGACAGACAGCACAAAACATTTTATAAAAGGATCACTATATTTCTACGCAAAACCAAATTACGATTCAATTTTACCAGCTGTAGCTTATATTAAAGAAGATATTTTGCGATTGGTGGAGACACTTGAATGGAAATGA
- a CDS encoding single-stranded DNA-binding protein, whose protein sequence is MASTINKVILIGNLGDDVKMHYFDDQNCIGRFPIATSESYTNKQTGEKVTNTDWHNIVARNGLAKICEKYLSKGDKVYVEGKLKNRQWEQDGVKRYSTEVHVLEMTMLNTKKNADNSTNPQPANTAKQPTNTASEQKSIAPEENDDLPF, encoded by the coding sequence ATGGCAAGTACAATTAACAAAGTAATTTTGATTGGAAATTTGGGCGACGATGTAAAAATGCATTATTTTGATGACCAAAACTGTATAGGTCGTTTTCCTATTGCCACTAGCGAAAGCTATACCAACAAACAAACTGGCGAAAAAGTAACCAATACAGATTGGCATAATATTGTGGCAAGAAACGGTTTGGCAAAAATTTGTGAGAAATATTTATCTAAAGGAGATAAAGTTTACGTGGAAGGAAAACTAAAAAACAGACAATGGGAACAAGATGGTGTAAAACGTTATTCTACAGAGGTTCATGTTTTAGAAATGACAATGTTAAACACGAAGAAAAATGCAGATAATTCAACAAATCCACAACCTGCAAATACAGCTAAGCAACCAACAAATACAGCTTCTGAGCAAAAATCGATTGCACCAGAAGAAAATGACGATTTACCCTTCTAA